The following are encoded together in the Oncorhynchus nerka isolate Pitt River linkage group LG25, Oner_Uvic_2.0, whole genome shotgun sequence genome:
- the LOC115124661 gene encoding vesicle transport protein SFT2B-like has protein sequence MDKLKSVLSGTDGPNENGNILQAANEASTLGWGTRVKGFIICFVIGVTCSIVGVCMLFIPKVGILLFIIFYTFGNICSLCSTMFLMGPVKQLKRMCDKTRALATTIMLTCLVLTLCAAFWWVNFGLALLFCILQVLAFAWYGLSYIPFIRDAILKIITMCVK, from the exons ATGgacaaacttaaatcagttttgagCGGAACGGATGGACCCAATGAAAACGGCAACATCTTGCAG GCAGCGAATGAAGCATCTACTTTGGGTTGGGGTACACGAGTGAAGGGATTTATTATCTGTTTTGTGATTGGGGTCACCTGCTCAATCGTG GGAGTCTGTATGCTCTTCATCCCCAAAGTAGGAATCCTCCTCTTCATCATATTTTATACCTTTGGAAACATCTGTTCACTCTGCAG CACCATGTTCCTGATGGGACCAGTCAAACAGCTGAAGAGGATGTGTGACAAGACCAGAGCTCTGGCCACTACTATCATGTTG ACATGTCTTGTGTTGACTCTCTGTGCAGCCTTCTGG TGGGTGAACTTTGGTCTCGCTTTGTTGTTTTGCATTTTGCAAGTCCTAGCATTTGCCTG GTATGGCTTGTCATATATCCCTTTTATCAG AGATGCCATCCTGAAGATTATTACGATGTGTGTAAAGTGA